The genomic stretch TCATAGGTCTCAAGGTCCATGAAAACGAAATCTGTTCCATCTTTATAAATAAACTGCTGATCTACAACAGCCATATCCGGCTTTTTGACTTTCTCACCAGACCGGAACGTCTTATCGAGTATCTGGCCTGTTTTCATGTGACGAAGCTTGGTTCTGACCATAGCTCCGCCTTTACCTGGCTTGAAGTGCTGAAATTCAACAATTTCAAAAGGCTTGTCATCAATTTCAATTTTAAGACCAGTTCTGAACTCTTTAGTCGCTATCATAATATCTCCAGCAAATTATTATCCCGCCTCTCCGGGGCCACAAACATATTTTTAATCAGTCAAATGTCGGTACAACGCCTGAACAGCGAGGGCATAACTCAGAATACCGAATCCGGCAATGACGCCAATGCAGTTGCCCCCCATAATGGATTGCTGCCGCAAAGGTTGATCTGTCCTTGCCCAGATGTTGCTGATGTGTACCTCTACACACGGTATCTCAATCCACGCAAGACAATCAGCAATCGCCAAGCTGGTATGAGTGTATGCTCCAGCATTAAACACTATACCATCAACGCCTTCTTCGCGGGCTTTCTCCATCCTATCAATCAACTTTCCTTCACTATTTGATTGATAATTCATTATGGAGACCCCCTTCGCGGAATCCCCCATGAGTTTATCAAGAATGACAGGCATATCATCCATGGTTTCAGAACCATAAATTTCCGGCTGACGCTTCCCGATGTGTCCCAGATTGGGGCCGTTCAGGATCAAAACCTTGAT from Pseudodesulfovibrio profundus encodes the following:
- a CDS encoding type II 3-dehydroquinate dehydratase — encoded protein: MPNIKVLILNGPNLGHIGKRQPEIYGSETMDDMPVILDKLMGDSAKGVSIMNYQSNSEGKLIDRMEKAREEGVDGIVFNAGAYTHTSLAIADCLAWIEIPCVEVHISNIWARTDQPLRQQSIMGGNCIGVIAGFGILSYALAVQALYRHLTD